Part of the Arthrobacter globiformis genome is shown below.
GTCATGGCTTTCGCCCCACCCCACAGGGTGTTCCACGCCCCGAGGGCCGAACAGGTGCCCTTTTCGTACTGGAAGTCGCCGAGGCCGATGAAGTTGTGCAGTGACCCGTCGTTCAGGCTGGTGATGATGCTGGCAGCGTTCTTGCCGGATGCGGACGAGGTGGACGTGTTCCCTGCCGGGTTCATGTCACCCACAGCAGCGAACTCGAACGGGTCTGTGGGCGGTACCGCCGTTGGGGTGACTGCGTTGAGCGTGGGCGTGGTGGGTACGGCAACCGCTCTAGGGTCACCACTGACCCCCGTGCCGAATAAAACAACGGCGCCAACAGTTACCGCCGTGAGAAGTGATGCGACAAAGGTTCGGGATTCAGTAATCATCGGGCACTCCCTGAGCGGGCCCCTGACGAATGACAGGACTCGCCTTGCAGGTAGAAGTATTAGATGCGGCGGCGGCCTCTGGGCCCGAAAACCACCGAGGGCCGGTGCTGCGGCGGCTGCGGCATTCCTAATGCCGCGGCGCCTGCCAGGAGGACGCGCTGTGCGGTCTTCATGATGGGGTGCCTCGTGGGGCCCTGTAGCTGTCACCTTTTGGTGAGCTGTTCTACATGCTACGTCCCGGTTTGAAGGGATACTCAGATGTGTCTTGCCTATGCACACAGCGGAGCATTCTTGCGGCGAGAGTCAGCTCTTATCGAACGTATCCGCAGGACCGGTGCGGCCACCTCTGTTGTGGTCCTATGCCTGCTAAACCCAAGGCTATAAAGGAGGCGTACCTATCCCAATACGCACTTATACGTATGCTCTGGACGAGCAGCCATGGCCGCCGTGACCGGGCGGCCGGCGCCGCTAGTTCAGGTTCATGCCGAACTGCCGGGTGAGGAGAGCCCTCTTGTAATGGGCTTCGGCGGAATCCACCTGGGCGGCCGGCGCGCTCGGCGAGAAGACCTGCAGGATGCTGAACTGGAAGTGCTGCCGGTGCCGGGCGTCGGCGGCAGCCAGCTCCCGGAGGGCAACGTTGCCGGCGTGGCCGTTCCTGGCGTACTCGCTCCAGCGGCCCAGGAAGCGTTCGGCGCCGTCGGCTTTCCCCACGTACAGTTTGCCGGTCGTGGTGTCGGCGATGAGGTAGATGCCCTGAACAGAGCTGAGTGCCGTCCGCCATTGCCCGCAGCGGTCGTCCGTGATGACGGCCTGGAGCTCGTCGTAGCTGACAAGGAGCGAGTCGAATCCGGGGAAGGCCACGCTGGACGGGTCGGCGATCTCGACGACAGTCATGCCAACCGCCTGATCTCCTGTCTTGGCCCAGTTCACCGGGTCATTTGTCCACTCAATAACCAGGCGGTCCTCCAGGGCAGCGAACACCGGCGAGGGCTGCAGGTCGAAGTAGCGGCGAAGGTCGGTGCGCTCTGCAAGGACTTCGCCATGGTTCTCGTGCGCGGTAAGGAACCGGGCACGCCGTCCGGTGGTGGCGAGGAAGTTCAGCCAGATCCTAGGAGGAGTCGCTGGCCGCTTGCTGTTGCGGATGCCCTGTTCCCGCACGTACGGCAGGAGGCTGGGCCCCATTGCATCCGCCCGCGTTTTCAGCCATCCGGTTTGAGCGTATGCCGGATGACCTGCACCTCCTCCGGTGCCAGCCCAGCCGCCAGGAAGAAATTTCCGAGGCTCAGTCCGCCCGAGATGTCGTTGTTCATGTCTTGCCTTCGCTCAATCCTGCCGGTCGGCAGCCCATAACTTCACGTCTGGGTATACGCCAGGACGAAAGAAGGCCGCCCCTCTTTCCAGCACTGCACTGGGTCCAGCACAACACTCCGAAGGGCAACCTCGTCAGCCATCCTATGTTCGGAGCCGGCAGGAGCCGAATCGGCGATTACGATAACGAGCAACACAGATTCCTGCTGAACCGGGTACCGGGCGCTACCAGAATCATGGGCGACAGGTTCCTTCCCTGGGAGGTCAAGCGGCGGCAGCTAGTGCCAGCCGAAGGTCCGCCAGCGCCATAAGCGCAGGCAGTTACGGCACGTCATCTCCGAGAGGCAGGGGCAGTTTGATCGGTTCATCGGCTTTCGTGATCAGGGCATCAGGGCACGTCGTGTCCTTCGGCGTGGAGCCCTTCCCTCCCCCAGACCCAACAGCTGCGTTGCAGGCGGCCACGGTGGGTGGGAAACAGGGAACTCCGCTGACGGTTCCACTGATTTACACCGGGGTCGCTTCGGGGCCCGTCCGCCTGGCTGTCGAGGTCCTCGGCGGAAGACCGAAGGTCACCGGGGCTGATTGGGAGGACATTCATGAGGTGTCCCTGGCGCTCCCTGAAGGCAAGACGTACTTCAACGAGCCCACAGGCTGGGACAGGAAGGACGTCGGGACCATTGAAAGGCGACGAGAAGGGCAGTTACCGCGCGCGGCGTCACGCCACCGGACGGGACACCCTTTGATGCTGTCGTGGAGTCACCAGTTGAGCGTCACCTGGTCCAGTTCTGGAGGGAGCCGCCGTCACCGATGTCTGTCCTGTCATCGCAATCAGAGGGAGGCAAGAGTGTGCCTCGCTTCATTGAGATGTGGCAGGGGCCGCCGGGCGCCACGGCCGGCAGCGAACCTCAACTGCTGTAGCCGGGAAGCGTAAAGAAGGACTTCGGATCGTCGGCTCCGAGCAGGTCGTGATGGAACACGATGGCATCCACCGGCCGGGTGTCCACGAACAGGACCGCGACCTCGCGGGAATGGACGACAGTGTACCGGACGGGCCCGTCCAGTCAGGAGTGGATGCGGTGTACTCCTCGACAAACAATCCGTCACCGAGCAGGCCCCGCTCCGAAAGCAGGTCGTAGACAACATTCCAGGCGAGACCCATCAACTCGTGGATGGCCGCCTCAACAGTTGGAGCCGTCATGCGACCATGCCACGTGCGCTGCTACGACGGATGGCTCGCCTGCTCACGCAGAAACACACTGGCGGGCTTGGGGCTGATTCCCCGCTGACGTAGAGGCTCATCGTCCCACGTGGCCTCGTAGAGATCCTGGTGCAGCCCGGCGCCGAAGACGGAGGCCAGTGCGTCGTTGCGGCGCTTGAGCAGACGCACGGCAAGACGGGCCACAAGGCGAGGCATCCGCTGGGTTTTCATCGGCCGGCCGGTCAGCTTTTTTGCAACGACGACGGCTTCGTTCTTTGACAGGGCCTCCGGGCCTCCGAACTCAACAAGGGCGGGCGGAGCAGGCTCGAGTGCTACAGCGCAAAGCAGGGCAGCGACATCTTCCGTAGCGACCCAACGCCTCTTGGTGTCTCCTTTGCCGATGATGGCTGCCTTTCCTGCGGCCATGTCGAAGCGTCCTAACGGCGCGAGATGGACTTCTTGGAAAGCGTCCGCCCGGACGATGACCGTTTGCATTGAGGAGCTGTGAAGCCGTTTCTCGATGGCGAGCTTGGCTTGTTCCAGCGGTGTACCGATGGCGTACTCCACCCCGGTGAAGGACAGGTAGACGAAGCGGCGCACGCCAACGGCCTCGGCGGCAGCGACTAGAGATCCCATACCCTCTTCATCTACATCTTTGATGGTGGACTGGCTGGTCCCTGCGAGCCGTCGCCCCATCGCCGTGGCCGTCGCGATCACAGTGTCAACGCCTTCGCATGCTGCCCGGAGGCTTGAAGGTACTGTGAGATCGCCTCGCACGACCTCCGCGCCCACCTCC
Proteins encoded:
- a CDS encoding GIY-YIG nuclease family protein codes for the protein MGPSLLPYVREQGIRNSKRPATPPRIWLNFLATTGRRARFLTAHENHGEVLAERTDLRRYFDLQPSPVFAALEDRLVIEWTNDPVNWAKTGDQAVGMTVVEIADPSSVAFPGFDSLLVSYDELQAVITDDRCGQWRTALSSVQGIYLIADTTTGKLYVGKADGAERFLGRWSEYARNGHAGNVALRELAAADARHRQHFQFSILQVFSPSAPAAQVDSAEAHYKRALLTRQFGMNLN
- a CDS encoding SDR family oxidoreductase; this encodes MILVVGATGDLGSRVVRRLRSEGQRVRCLLRESKREELLQEVGAEVVRGDLTVPSSLRAACEGVDTVIATATAMGRRLAGTSQSTIKDVDEEGMGSLVAAAEAVGVRRFVYLSFTGVEYAIGTPLEQAKLAIEKRLHSSSMQTVIVRADAFQEVHLAPLGRFDMAAGKAAIIGKGDTKRRWVATEDVAALLCAVALEPAPPALVEFGGPEALSKNEAVVVAKKLTGRPMKTQRMPRLVARLAVRLLKRRNDALASVFGAGLHQDLYEATWDDEPLRQRGISPKPASVFLREQASHPS